A region of Mesorhizobium sp. AR02 DNA encodes the following proteins:
- a CDS encoding aminoglycoside phosphotransferase family protein, with product MDAPAFPARWKISAPELIAETFSSRIWKVRRQDGSPAVVKALKPFDDVADELRGEHLLAWRRGEGAVRLLGRDGHSMLLEYAGDTLLTRVLDEQGDNAATAIAAEVMARLLSPGKDPYPPELQPLRERFSSLFKKAKTDRDDSDDSLYVEAATIAERLLENPHDIRPLHGDLHHDNILHGPRGWLVIDPKGVLGDPGFDAANMFYNPLDRDALCLDPLRIAHMAEVFASTLGQSPAAILDHAIAYGCLSAAWHHEDDNAVEENRELSIAEAIRAVRAGF from the coding sequence ATGGACGCACCAGCCTTCCCGGCGCGCTGGAAAATCAGCGCGCCCGAACTCATTGCCGAAACCTTTTCAAGCCGCATATGGAAAGTGCGACGCCAAGACGGCTCACCGGCCGTCGTCAAGGCGCTCAAGCCTTTCGACGATGTTGCCGACGAATTGCGTGGCGAACATCTTCTCGCCTGGCGGCGCGGCGAAGGCGCGGTGCGGCTGCTTGGCCGCGACGGCCACAGCATGCTGCTCGAATATGCCGGCGACACCCTGCTTACGCGGGTTCTCGATGAACAGGGCGACAACGCTGCGACCGCGATCGCGGCCGAGGTGATGGCAAGGCTGCTCTCGCCTGGGAAAGACCCCTACCCGCCCGAGCTTCAGCCACTCAGGGAGCGTTTTTCGAGCCTGTTCAAGAAGGCGAAAACCGACCGCGACGACAGCGACGACAGCCTCTATGTCGAGGCCGCCACCATCGCCGAACGGTTGCTGGAAAATCCGCACGATATCAGGCCGCTGCATGGCGATCTCCATCACGACAACATCCTGCACGGGCCGCGCGGCTGGCTGGTGATCGACCCGAAGGGCGTGCTCGGCGATCCCGGCTTCGATGCCGCCAATATGTTCTACAACCCGCTTGATCGGGATGCGCTTTGCCTCGATCCCCTGCGGATCGCGCACATGGCCGAAGTCTTTGCCAGCACACTGGGGCAATCACCGGCAGCGATACTGGACCACGCCATCGCCTATGGCTGCCTGTCCGCGGCCTGGCACCACGAGGACGACAATGCAGTCGAGGAGAACCGCGAATTGTCGATCGCCGAGGCGATCCGGGCGGTGCGGGCAGGTTTTTGA
- the argC gene encoding N-acetyl-gamma-glutamyl-phosphate reductase, with amino-acid sequence MKPKIFIDGEHGTTGLQIRALLAERGDLEIISIPAERRKETAARAEFLNAADIAILCLPDDAAKESVSLIANDTTKVIDASTAHRVAEGWAYGFAEMDKDQAKTIASAKRIANPGCWPQGPIATLRPLVTAGLLPADFPITVNGISGYSGGGRPMIEDYVAKGEDASEFLPYGLTLQHKHVPELRAYAKLSHDPIMQPAVGNFAQGMITVVPLQLGGLDHVPTGAELHAAIADHFAAIKGGVVEVAPYAHLERMPEIDPEIYNGTNRMKVYVFANDKRAQALLLAVYDNLGKGASGAAVQNMDLMLGL; translated from the coding sequence ATGAAACCGAAAATCTTCATCGACGGCGAGCACGGCACCACCGGCCTGCAGATCCGGGCGCTGCTTGCCGAGCGTGGCGACCTGGAGATCATTTCCATTCCCGCCGAGCGCCGCAAGGAGACGGCGGCGCGCGCCGAATTCCTCAATGCCGCCGATATCGCGATCCTGTGTCTGCCGGACGATGCGGCGAAGGAGAGCGTCTCGCTGATCGCCAACGACACCACCAAGGTCATCGATGCGTCGACCGCGCATCGCGTCGCCGAAGGCTGGGCCTATGGCTTCGCCGAAATGGACAAGGATCAGGCCAAGACCATCGCCTCGGCCAAGCGTATCGCCAATCCCGGCTGCTGGCCGCAAGGACCGATCGCGACGCTGCGGCCGCTGGTCACCGCCGGGCTGCTGCCGGCCGATTTTCCGATCACCGTCAACGGCATTTCGGGCTATTCGGGCGGCGGCCGCCCGATGATCGAGGATTACGTCGCCAAGGGCGAGGACGCCTCGGAGTTCCTGCCCTATGGTCTCACCCTGCAGCACAAGCACGTGCCGGAACTGCGGGCCTATGCGAAGCTGTCGCATGATCCGATCATGCAGCCGGCGGTCGGCAATTTCGCCCAGGGCATGATCACCGTGGTGCCGCTGCAGCTCGGCGGCCTCGACCATGTGCCGACGGGTGCGGAGCTTCATGCGGCCATTGCCGACCATTTTGCCGCCATCAAGGGCGGCGTGGTCGAGGTGGCACCCTATGCGCATCTGGAGCGCATGCCGGAGATCGATCCCGAGATCTACAACGGCACCAACCGCATGAAGGTCTATGTCTTTGCTAACGACAAACGCGCGCAGGCGCTGCTGCTGGCGGTCTACGACAATCTCGGCAAGGGTGCCTCGGGTGCTGCCGTCCAGAACATGGACCTGATGCTCGGGCTTTGA